In the Elioraea tepida genome, one interval contains:
- the ptsP gene encoding phosphoenolpyruvate--protein phosphotransferase → MAAAPRDEAAPRRLLSRLRAVMAEAEAPAARLAALVRLVADELAAEVCSIYVMRPGEILELVATEGLRQDAVHRTRLRVGEGIVGTVAAEARPLNLPDAQNHPAFAYRPETGEEPFASMLAVPLLRAGRVLGVLAVQTREARLYTEPEVEALETVAMLLAELVLGLRPPPRDRDEVPRALAGTLPRVFEGVGLTPGIALGPAVRHGARPPLAAVLATDPAAERERLEAAVAAMHAGLDTLLAGSAGLVSGSAETREVFEAYRLIAADAGWLARIRDAVAAGLTAEAAVERELAELRARMRRVRDAYLRERLADLEDAAGRLIDHLAGGSRAEGLPQGFILLARRLGPAELLDYHGRGLAGLLLEEGSPTAHATIIARALEVPLLAGCRGAVDSAEEGETVLLDAEEGRLILRPESEIVSGYEAALAARSARRAALAETATLPPMTADGVRVSVLMNAGLAADLAQLDSCGAEGIGLFRTEIAWLARGGLPDPDAEEAFYARVVEAAGARPVLFRTIDLGGDKLLPGFPHGEEENPALGWRSLRIGLDRPAMLRRQLRALLRATAGRTLRVMFPMVTTVEEFRAAKAILRAETAQLRRAGRAPEQVLVGAMLEVPALVWQLPALLDEADFLSIGSNDLTQFLFAADRGNPRLAGRYDFLSAPVLDLLAEVAAAAAAASVPLSLCGEAASRPLEALAVLGVGIRAVSMPASAVPAVKAMVRGLDLGAFTRFLAGLRRSAHGGRSLRAEIAAWARDHGLSF, encoded by the coding sequence GTGGCCGCCGCGCCGAGGGACGAGGCAGCGCCGCGACGACTGCTCAGCCGATTGCGGGCGGTGATGGCCGAGGCCGAGGCGCCGGCGGCGCGGCTCGCCGCGCTCGTGCGCCTCGTCGCCGACGAGCTCGCTGCCGAGGTCTGCTCCATCTACGTGATGCGCCCGGGCGAGATCCTCGAGCTCGTCGCCACGGAGGGGCTGCGGCAGGACGCGGTCCACCGGACCCGGCTGAGGGTCGGGGAGGGGATCGTCGGCACGGTCGCGGCCGAGGCGCGCCCCCTCAACCTTCCCGACGCGCAGAACCATCCCGCCTTCGCCTATCGGCCCGAGACCGGCGAGGAGCCCTTCGCCTCGATGCTCGCCGTGCCCTTGCTCCGCGCCGGCAGGGTGCTCGGCGTTCTTGCGGTGCAGACACGCGAGGCAAGGCTCTACACGGAGCCTGAGGTCGAGGCGCTCGAGACGGTCGCGATGCTTCTCGCCGAGCTCGTGCTCGGCCTCCGTCCCCCGCCGCGGGACCGAGACGAGGTGCCGCGCGCTCTGGCCGGCACCCTGCCGCGCGTGTTCGAAGGGGTCGGTCTCACCCCCGGAATCGCCCTCGGCCCCGCCGTGCGGCACGGCGCCCGCCCGCCGCTCGCCGCCGTGCTCGCGACCGACCCGGCGGCCGAGCGCGAGCGGCTCGAGGCGGCCGTCGCCGCCATGCATGCGGGGCTCGACACCCTGCTCGCCGGCAGCGCCGGGCTCGTCTCGGGCTCGGCCGAGACGCGCGAGGTGTTCGAGGCCTATCGCCTGATCGCCGCCGACGCCGGGTGGCTCGCGCGGATCCGCGACGCGGTCGCGGCCGGGCTGACGGCCGAGGCGGCGGTCGAGCGCGAGCTTGCGGAGCTGCGCGCGCGGATGCGCCGCGTGCGCGATGCCTATCTGCGCGAGCGGCTCGCCGACCTCGAGGACGCCGCCGGGAGGCTCATCGACCATCTCGCCGGCGGCTCGCGCGCCGAGGGCCTGCCTCAGGGCTTCATCCTGCTCGCGCGACGTCTCGGCCCAGCGGAGTTGCTCGACTATCACGGCCGCGGGCTTGCGGGCCTGCTGCTCGAGGAGGGAAGCCCCACCGCGCACGCGACCATCATCGCCCGCGCGCTCGAGGTGCCGCTGCTTGCGGGCTGCCGCGGCGCGGTCGACAGCGCCGAGGAGGGCGAGACGGTGCTGCTCGACGCCGAGGAGGGGCGGCTGATCCTGCGCCCCGAGAGCGAGATCGTCTCGGGCTATGAGGCCGCGCTCGCCGCCCGCTCGGCCCGGCGCGCCGCTCTTGCGGAGACCGCGACGCTGCCGCCGATGACCGCAGACGGCGTGCGCGTGAGCGTCCTGATGAACGCCGGGCTCGCCGCCGACCTCGCCCAGCTCGACTCCTGCGGCGCCGAGGGGATCGGCCTGTTCCGGACCGAGATCGCCTGGCTTGCCCGGGGCGGCCTGCCCGATCCGGACGCCGAGGAGGCGTTCTACGCCCGCGTGGTCGAGGCCGCCGGTGCGCGGCCGGTGTTGTTCCGCACCATCGACCTCGGCGGCGACAAGCTTCTGCCGGGCTTCCCGCACGGCGAGGAGGAGAACCCCGCGCTCGGCTGGCGGTCGCTGCGGATCGGGCTCGACCGCCCGGCGATGCTGAGGCGCCAGCTTCGGGCGCTGCTCCGCGCCACGGCCGGGCGGACGCTGCGCGTGATGTTCCCGATGGTCACGACGGTGGAGGAGTTCCGTGCCGCCAAGGCGATCCTGCGCGCCGAGACCGCCCAGCTCCGCCGCGCCGGGCGCGCGCCCGAACAGGTGCTTGTTGGGGCGATGCTCGAGGTGCCGGCGCTCGTGTGGCAGCTTCCCGCCTTGCTCGATGAGGCGGATTTCCTCTCGATCGGCTCGAACGACCTCACCCAGTTCCTGTTCGCGGCCGATCGCGGCAACCCGAGGCTCGCCGGACGCTACGACTTCCTCTCCGCCCCTGTGCTTGACCTGCTCGCCGAGGTCGCCGCCGCGGCCGCGGCGGCGAGCGTTCCCTTAAGCCTCTGCGGCGAGGCGGCGTCTCGGCCGCTCGAGGCGCTCGCCGTGCTCGGCGTCGGCATCCGGGCTGTCTCGATGCCGGCGAGTGCGGTTCCCGCCGTGAAGGCGATGGTGCGCGGGCTTGATCTCGGGGCCTTCACGCGCTTCCTCGCCGGGCTTCGCCGGTCCGCCCACGGAGGGCGGTCGCTCAGGGCGGAGATCGCAGCGTGGGCGCGTGACCACGGCCTCTCGTTCTAG
- a CDS encoding NAD(P)H-dependent flavin oxidoreductase, with protein sequence MTRAEARARLDALWRRGTAFLGSEVAIMGGAMSWVSERNLVSAISNAGGFGVIACGSMTPRQLDDEIAATRALTAKPFGVNLITMHPELDELIGVCLAHGVSHIVLAGGLPPGGAIRRVKDGGAKLICFTPALSLGRKLVRSGADALVIEGSEAGGHIGPVSLTVLAQEVLPHLTEVPVFVAGGIGRGEAILSFLEMGAAGVQLGTRFVCATESIAHPRLKQAYIRASARDALPTVQLDPRFPVIPVRALVNQGTERFMAHQAEVVRRYNAGELTREEAQLAIEHFWAGALRRAVIEGDVENGSLMAGQSVGLVTREQPTAEIIAELVDQALAALMARSSAAATAAAD encoded by the coding sequence ATGACGCGGGCGGAGGCACGCGCACGGCTTGACGCGCTCTGGCGCCGGGGAACCGCGTTCCTCGGCTCTGAGGTCGCGATCATGGGCGGGGCGATGAGCTGGGTCAGCGAGCGCAACCTCGTCTCCGCCATCTCCAACGCAGGCGGCTTCGGCGTGATCGCCTGCGGCTCGATGACGCCGCGCCAGCTCGATGACGAGATCGCCGCCACCCGCGCGCTCACCGCGAAGCCCTTCGGCGTGAACCTCATCACCATGCACCCCGAGCTCGACGAGCTGATCGGCGTCTGTCTCGCCCATGGCGTGAGCCATATCGTGCTCGCGGGCGGGTTGCCGCCCGGCGGCGCGATCCGGCGCGTCAAAGACGGCGGGGCGAAGCTGATCTGCTTCACGCCCGCCCTGTCGCTCGGGCGCAAGCTCGTCCGCTCCGGGGCCGATGCGCTCGTGATCGAAGGCTCGGAGGCGGGGGGGCATATCGGGCCTGTCAGCCTGACCGTGCTCGCCCAGGAAGTGCTGCCGCATCTGACAGAGGTTCCGGTGTTCGTCGCGGGGGGCATCGGCCGGGGCGAGGCGATCCTCTCCTTCCTCGAGATGGGCGCGGCGGGAGTGCAGCTCGGCACGCGGTTCGTTTGCGCCACCGAATCGATCGCCCATCCGCGCTTGAAGCAGGCCTACATCCGCGCGAGCGCGCGCGACGCCCTGCCCACGGTGCAGCTCGATCCGCGCTTTCCGGTGATCCCGGTGCGCGCCCTCGTCAACCAGGGAACCGAGCGCTTCATGGCGCATCAGGCCGAGGTGGTGCGGCGCTACAATGCCGGCGAGCTGACCCGCGAGGAGGCGCAGCTCGCCATCGAGCATTTCTGGGCGGGCGCGCTGCGCCGCGCGGTGATCGAGGGCGATGTCGAGAACGGCTCGCTGATGGCCGGGCAGAGTGTCGGCCTCGTCACCCGCGAGCAGCCAACCGCAGAGATCATCGCCGAGCTCGTCGACCAGGCGCTCGCCGCCCTGATGGCGCGGAGCTCGGCCGCCGCGACGGCGGCCGCGGACTGA
- a CDS encoding aspartate kinase — MARLVMKFGGTSVADLDRIRTVAARVKREVDAGHEVAVVVSAMAGVTNQLVAWCQALSPLHDAREYDAVVATGEQVTSGLTAIALQAIGVDARSWQGWQIPVATDGAHGKARVQRIEGGELIRRMQAGQVPVVAGFQGLGPDNRITTLGRGGSDLSAVALASALEADRCDIFTDVDGVYTTDPRIVPRARKLERIAYEEMLEMASLGAKVLQTRSVELAMKERVRVQVLSSFEDKPGTLVVDEDEIVEKELVSGIAYSRDEAKVTLRRVPDRPGIAAAVFGPLAEANVNVDMIVQNVSADGTTDLTFTVGKADLARTLDTLRARSGEIGYAEVSADSGVAKISVVGIGMRSHAGVANTMFRALAARGINIEVITTSEIKISVLIREDATELAVRALHAAYGLDAAG, encoded by the coding sequence ATGGCTCGTCTCGTGATGAAGTTCGGCGGCACCTCCGTCGCCGATCTCGACCGAATCCGCACCGTCGCCGCGCGCGTCAAGCGCGAGGTCGATGCCGGCCACGAAGTGGCCGTCGTGGTCTCCGCCATGGCCGGGGTGACGAACCAGCTCGTCGCCTGGTGCCAGGCGCTGTCGCCGCTGCACGACGCGCGGGAATACGACGCGGTGGTCGCGACCGGCGAGCAGGTCACCTCGGGGCTGACGGCGATTGCGCTGCAGGCGATCGGGGTCGATGCCCGCTCCTGGCAGGGCTGGCAGATCCCGGTGGCGACCGACGGGGCGCACGGCAAGGCGAGAGTGCAACGGATCGAGGGCGGGGAACTGATCCGCCGCATGCAGGCCGGGCAGGTGCCGGTGGTGGCCGGCTTCCAGGGGCTCGGCCCCGACAACCGCATCACCACCCTCGGCCGCGGCGGCTCCGACCTCTCCGCGGTCGCGCTCGCGTCCGCCCTCGAGGCCGACCGCTGCGACATCTTCACCGATGTCGACGGCGTGTACACGACCGACCCGCGGATCGTGCCGCGGGCGCGCAAGCTCGAGCGGATCGCCTACGAGGAGATGCTCGAGATGGCCTCGCTCGGCGCGAAGGTGTTGCAGACGCGCTCGGTCGAGCTTGCGATGAAGGAACGTGTGCGCGTCCAGGTGCTATCCTCCTTCGAGGACAAGCCGGGCACGCTCGTGGTCGATGAGGACGAGATCGTGGAGAAGGAACTGGTCAGCGGCATCGCCTATTCGCGCGACGAGGCCAAGGTGACGCTTCGCCGCGTGCCGGACCGGCCGGGCATCGCGGCCGCGGTGTTCGGCCCGCTCGCCGAGGCCAACGTCAATGTCGACATGATCGTGCAGAACGTCTCTGCCGACGGCACGACCGATCTCACCTTCACCGTCGGCAAGGCCGATCTCGCCCGCACCCTAGACACGCTCAGGGCGCGGTCGGGCGAGATCGGCTACGCGGAGGTTTCGGCCGATTCGGGCGTGGCCAAGATCTCGGTCGTCGGCATCGGCATGCGCAGCCATGCCGGGGTCGCCAACACCATGTTCCGGGCTCTCGCCGCGCGCGGCATCAACATCGAGGTGATCACCACCTCCGAGATCAAGATCTCGGTGCTGATCCGCGAGGACGCCACCGAGCTCGCGGTGCGCGCCCTGCACGCGGCCTACGGCCTCGACGCCGCCGGATGA
- the ubiG gene encoding bifunctional 2-polyprenyl-6-hydroxyphenol methylase/3-demethylubiquinol 3-O-methyltransferase UbiG → MARGAGGTVEAAEVARFDALAARWWDPDGPMRPLHRMNPLRTRWVMARAAEAGIAWPGARVLDVGCGAGLAAEAFARAGAEVTGIDAAAEAIAAARAHAAAQGLAVTYRVAPPETLVDEGAVFDVVTALEVIEHVADTGAFLAALAALTRPGGLVALSTINRTLRSFALAKVGAEYIARILPRGTHDWRRFVTPAELGRELRGAGFRPVATAGMTLRLPFAAWVETRDLSVNYLAAAIRL, encoded by the coding sequence ATGGCGCGTGGCGCGGGCGGCACGGTGGAGGCGGCGGAGGTGGCGCGGTTCGACGCGCTCGCCGCCCGCTGGTGGGACCCGGACGGGCCGATGCGGCCGCTGCACCGGATGAACCCGCTCAGGACGCGCTGGGTCATGGCACGGGCGGCGGAGGCCGGCATCGCCTGGCCGGGCGCGCGCGTGCTCGATGTCGGCTGCGGCGCTGGGCTCGCGGCCGAGGCCTTCGCCCGCGCCGGCGCCGAGGTGACCGGGATCGACGCCGCAGCGGAAGCGATCGCCGCCGCCCGCGCCCATGCCGCCGCGCAAGGTCTTGCCGTCACCTACCGGGTCGCGCCGCCTGAGACGCTGGTCGACGAGGGAGCGGTGTTCGACGTCGTCACCGCCCTCGAGGTGATCGAACACGTCGCCGACACCGGCGCCTTCCTCGCGGCGCTCGCCGCCCTCACCCGGCCCGGTGGTCTCGTCGCGCTCTCGACGATCAACCGAACCCTCCGCTCCTTCGCCCTCGCCAAGGTCGGGGCGGAGTATATCGCGCGGATCCTGCCGCGCGGCACGCATGACTGGCGGCGCTTCGTCACCCCGGCCGAACTCGGGCGCGAGCTTCGCGGGGCCGGGTTCCGCCCGGTGGCGACGGCGGGGATGACGCTCCGGCTTCCCTTCGCGGCCTGGGTCGAGACCCGCGACCTCTCGGTGAACTATCTGGCGGCGGCGATTCGGCTCTGA
- a CDS encoding ATP-binding protein, with protein sequence MAPYPTERNKKGTSPLGGYVLLEDVSSSAHRLGQRTVALLLVATLVPILLAGAAIAYLRDAAVEDAKTRLLTVLEVAARHAESVLELNGEIARLLAEDLADPGSGRSVAERATDPGLAARLAAIADRHDAVASVMVTDAAGLVLMHSAGLPAGPVRLDGADGLARALAGEPGPLLVRPYSCPITGTMQLSVAVAIPGPAGPAGAVLVATPADYLSRFYASVRPFRDFLVTWVDVDGWQLAGREDATAGRRAMSDPSWIAQAIAPSADAATSLVQEGPGSSARLVLVQRLARWPIAVVVSADRKEVASGNDSLALVILGVLLVASGAVWWLARSLRKGALAHAALIESLGEADAARRQAEDRLHHAQKLESVGMLTGGVAHDFNNLLSVLLGCTEALALRFRDDPRARETTDLMLRTIERGSNLTGQLLSFARKQMLFPVACDVGRQVERCRTLLAKAAGEANELVLDLSPAALPVRVDPTHLDACLINLVSNARDGMQRQGRIVVRTRARAITPADATEDLPAGEYAVIDVEDNGCGMGPEVMARAFEPFFTTKEPGRGTGLGLSMVYGFATQSGGTARIESRMGRGTRVSVFLPLSAEQDHEPAPMPEETPEHITARILLVDDDATVRGVMAATLRDLGAQVVECGDARSARDHLATGGFDIMVTDVVMPGDMTGQELALWAKQQRRNLPVLMISGFVGGEMNPALTLMEDIAFLPKPITRSELARSIAGLLAAARQKAQG encoded by the coding sequence ATGGCCCCTTACCCCACCGAACGGAACAAAAAGGGAACAAGCCCTTTGGGCGGATACGTGCTTCTCGAGGACGTCTCCTCCTCGGCCCATCGGCTCGGCCAGCGCACCGTCGCGCTTCTCCTCGTCGCCACACTGGTGCCGATCCTGCTCGCAGGCGCGGCGATCGCCTATCTGCGCGACGCCGCGGTCGAGGACGCGAAGACGCGCCTTCTGACCGTGCTCGAAGTGGCCGCCCGGCACGCAGAGAGCGTGCTCGAGCTCAACGGCGAGATCGCGCGCCTGCTCGCCGAGGACCTCGCCGACCCGGGCAGCGGCCGGAGCGTCGCCGAACGCGCCACCGACCCGGGCCTCGCCGCCCGGCTCGCGGCGATCGCAGACCGCCACGACGCGGTCGCCTCGGTGATGGTGACGGATGCCGCAGGGCTGGTGCTGATGCACTCGGCCGGGCTGCCCGCCGGGCCCGTGCGCCTCGACGGCGCAGACGGGCTCGCGCGCGCCCTTGCCGGCGAGCCGGGGCCGCTGCTGGTCCGCCCCTATTCCTGCCCGATCACCGGCACGATGCAGTTGTCCGTGGCAGTGGCCATCCCGGGGCCGGCAGGGCCGGCCGGAGCGGTGCTCGTTGCGACGCCTGCCGATTATCTCTCGCGCTTCTACGCCTCGGTTCGGCCCTTCCGGGACTTCCTCGTTACCTGGGTCGACGTCGACGGCTGGCAGCTCGCGGGTCGGGAGGACGCGACGGCGGGACGGCGGGCGATGAGCGATCCCTCCTGGATCGCCCAGGCGATTGCGCCCAGCGCGGACGCCGCGACCAGCCTCGTCCAGGAGGGGCCAGGGTCGAGCGCACGGCTCGTTCTCGTGCAGCGGCTCGCCCGCTGGCCGATCGCGGTCGTGGTCTCGGCCGACCGCAAGGAAGTCGCGTCCGGCAATGACAGCCTCGCCCTTGTCATTCTCGGCGTGCTGCTCGTCGCCTCCGGTGCCGTCTGGTGGCTCGCCCGGTCGCTGCGCAAAGGGGCGCTGGCGCATGCCGCCCTGATTGAGAGCCTCGGCGAGGCCGATGCCGCCCGACGCCAGGCGGAGGACCGGCTGCACCACGCGCAAAAGCTCGAGAGTGTCGGCATGCTCACCGGCGGCGTGGCGCACGACTTCAACAACCTGCTCTCGGTGCTGCTCGGCTGCACAGAGGCGCTCGCGCTGCGCTTCCGCGATGACCCCCGCGCGCGCGAGACCACGGATCTGATGCTGCGCACGATTGAGCGCGGCTCCAACCTCACCGGCCAGCTCCTGTCCTTTGCCCGCAAGCAGATGCTGTTCCCCGTCGCCTGCGACGTCGGCCGGCAGGTGGAGCGCTGCCGAACCCTGCTCGCCAAGGCGGCAGGAGAGGCCAACGAGCTTGTCCTCGACCTCTCGCCGGCGGCCCTGCCGGTGCGGGTCGATCCGACCCATCTCGACGCGTGCCTGATCAACCTCGTCTCGAACGCCCGCGACGGGATGCAGCGCCAGGGGCGGATCGTGGTGCGCACGCGCGCGCGCGCCATCACGCCGGCCGATGCGACCGAGGACCTGCCGGCGGGCGAGTACGCGGTGATCGATGTCGAGGACAATGGCTGCGGCATGGGGCCGGAGGTGATGGCGCGCGCCTTCGAGCCCTTCTTCACCACCAAGGAGCCGGGGCGCGGAACGGGCCTCGGGCTCTCGATGGTCTACGGCTTCGCCACCCAGTCAGGTGGCACGGCGCGGATCGAGAGCCGGATGGGCCGCGGCACCCGCGTCTCGGTGTTCCTGCCGCTCTCGGCCGAGCAGGACCATGAACCGGCACCGATGCCGGAGGAGACGCCGGAGCACATCACCGCCCGGATCCTGCTCGTCGATGACGACGCCACCGTCCGGGGCGTTATGGCGGCAACCCTGCGCGACCTCGGCGCCCAGGTGGTGGAGTGCGGCGATGCTCGCTCGGCGCGCGACCATCTCGCCACCGGGGGCTTCGACATCATGGTCACCGACGTCGTCATGCCCGGCGACATGACCGGCCAGGAGCTCGCCCTCTGGGCCAAGCAGCAGCGGAGGAACCTGCCCGTGCTGATGATCTCTGGCTTCGTCGGCGGGGAGATGAACCCGGCTCTGACGCTGATGGAGGACATCGCCTTCCTGCCGAAGCCGATCACGCGGAGCGAGCTCGCCCGCTCGATCGCCGGGCTGCTCGCCGCCGCGCGACAGAAGGCACAGGGGTGA
- a CDS encoding DUF1178 family protein, with product MIHYTLRCHEGHTFDGWFKDSATFERMAARGLVECPSCGSRRVERALMTPAIGSGAKGRGSTEADPGRGQPAQAAAAKAAAGPMPAEIVAMLQRLRAEIERNCDYVGPRFAEEARRIHEGEAEPRGIYGEATPEEAEALREDGIRFETIPWVKPADG from the coding sequence ATGATCCACTACACTCTTCGCTGCCACGAAGGCCACACATTCGACGGCTGGTTCAAGGACAGCGCCACCTTCGAGAGGATGGCCGCGCGCGGGCTTGTCGAGTGCCCGAGCTGCGGTTCGAGGCGTGTCGAGCGGGCGCTGATGACGCCGGCGATCGGCTCCGGCGCGAAGGGCAGGGGCAGCACGGAGGCCGATCCGGGGCGCGGCCAGCCGGCTCAAGCGGCGGCGGCGAAGGCGGCCGCCGGGCCGATGCCCGCCGAGATAGTGGCGATGTTGCAGCGTCTTCGCGCCGAGATCGAGCGCAACTGCGACTATGTCGGCCCCCGGTTCGCCGAAGAAGCGCGGCGTATTCACGAGGGCGAGGCGGAACCGCGCGGGATCTACGGTGAGGCGACCCCGGAGGAGGCCGAGGCGCTCAGGGAAGACGGGATACGCTTCGAGACCATCCCCTGGGTGAAGCCGGCGGACGGCTGA
- the grxC gene encoding glutaredoxin 3, with translation MAEIEIYTTAWCPYCAAAKALLAKKGVPFREIDAPSGSAARAEAITRSGGRTTVPQVFVDGKPLGGYDDLAALDRAGRLDALLGVG, from the coding sequence ATGGCTGAGATCGAGATCTACACCACCGCCTGGTGCCCCTATTGCGCTGCGGCGAAGGCCCTGCTCGCGAAGAAGGGGGTGCCGTTCCGCGAGATCGACGCTCCGTCCGGTTCGGCGGCGCGCGCCGAGGCGATCACACGCTCGGGCGGCAGGACGACTGTTCCGCAGGTCTTCGTCGATGGCAAGCCGCTCGGCGGCTATGACGACCTCGCCGCGCTCGACCGTGCCGGCCGGCTCGACGCCCTCCTCGGCGTCGGCTGA
- a CDS encoding ComF family protein: protein MAMPASAEPRSQLARLAGGLLRRAADVLVPPACFACSEPVAEQGLLCPSCFPRLRRIGPPHCRCCGLPFGHSAEAVEAGLCASCLEYPPSFERARAAWVYDEASKPLLLAFKYGDRTELAPAFARAMASAGAALLAEADVIAPVPLHRLRLISRRYNQAALLAHALGSITGKPVAPALLRRTRRTAPLADLSAGARRRALAGAIAVSARFAGRLGGARVLLIDDVLTSGATANACSEALLAAGASAVDVLTVARTPAPKPDEALDAADTAGDVPGNG from the coding sequence ATGGCGATGCCGGCTTCGGCTGAGCCGCGGTCGCAGCTCGCCCGGCTCGCGGGGGGGCTTCTGCGCCGGGCGGCGGATGTGCTCGTGCCGCCCGCCTGTTTCGCCTGCAGCGAGCCCGTGGCCGAGCAGGGGCTCCTGTGCCCGTCCTGCTTTCCTCGGCTCCGCCGCATCGGCCCGCCGCACTGCCGCTGCTGCGGCCTGCCTTTCGGCCATTCGGCCGAAGCCGTTGAGGCGGGGCTGTGCGCCTCCTGCCTCGAGTATCCGCCGTCCTTTGAGCGCGCGCGGGCGGCTTGGGTCTACGACGAGGCGTCGAAGCCGCTGCTGCTCGCGTTCAAGTATGGCGACCGGACCGAGCTCGCCCCCGCCTTCGCCCGAGCGATGGCGTCGGCCGGAGCGGCCCTCCTCGCCGAGGCGGACGTGATCGCGCCCGTGCCTCTGCACCGGCTGCGGCTGATCAGCCGGCGCTACAACCAGGCCGCCCTGCTCGCCCATGCGCTCGGGTCGATCACGGGCAAGCCGGTCGCGCCGGCGCTGCTTCGCCGCACGCGGCGGACCGCCCCGCTCGCCGATCTCTCGGCGGGAGCGCGACGCCGGGCGCTTGCGGGGGCGATCGCCGTGTCGGCGCGCTTCGCCGGCAGGCTGGGCGGGGCCCGCGTGCTTCTGATCGATGACGTTCTGACCTCAGGCGCGACGGCCAATGCCTGCTCGGAGGCGCTGCTCGCCGCCGGTGCCTCGGCGGTTGACGTGCTGACCGTGGCGCGCACGCCGGCGCCCAAGCCTGACGAGGCCCTTGACGCGGCGGACACAGCGGGCGACGTCCCGGGCAATGGCTGA
- a CDS encoding rhodanese-like domain-containing protein: protein MRRITPAALKAAIRDGRELAILDAREEGEFGSGHLFWASPLPLSRLPLIARALVPNPRARIVVTDDGRGLAERAAAELEAMGFADVSVLEGGTPAWERAGYVLFSGVNVPSKAFGEWVEHHYGTESIDALELKALIDRGERLLILDSRPFEEFTRMSIPGGINVPGGELAYRIAALAPDPETLVVVNCAGRTRSILGAESLRRFGIPNRVVALRNGTMGWELAGLACARGATARYREGTPPELEQALARAEALRRRHGVGLINRDTLAAWQQDGTRTLYLLDVRDPREYEAGHLPGSRSAPGGQLVQATDSWIAVRNARIVLIDDTGVRARMTAQWLAQMGHRDIHVLEGGLEGPLESGPWQPEVALPEVETLPLRSVKAALEAGAGRVVDLARSIAFRESHIPGALWGVRTRLDALAGRLPDQGLVAVTSPDGNRLAALAVEELEELTAARVGVLEGGVAAWAAAGLPLAADRTNPPDEACIDTYLRPYDRNTGVEEAMHAYLSWEIDLVKEIARDGDAGFG from the coding sequence ATGCGCCGGATCACGCCGGCGGCGCTCAAGGCCGCGATCCGCGACGGGCGCGAGCTCGCGATCCTCGACGCGCGGGAGGAGGGAGAGTTCGGCTCGGGCCATCTCTTCTGGGCCTCGCCTCTGCCGCTGTCGCGCCTGCCGCTGATCGCGCGCGCTCTCGTGCCGAACCCGCGCGCGCGCATCGTCGTGACCGACGACGGGCGCGGCCTCGCCGAGCGTGCCGCCGCGGAGCTCGAAGCGATGGGCTTCGCCGACGTCTCGGTGCTCGAGGGCGGAACGCCGGCCTGGGAGCGGGCCGGCTATGTGCTGTTCTCGGGCGTCAACGTGCCGTCGAAGGCGTTCGGCGAGTGGGTCGAGCACCACTACGGCACCGAGAGCATCGACGCGCTTGAGCTCAAGGCGCTGATCGACCGCGGCGAGCGGCTCCTGATCCTCGACAGCCGCCCGTTCGAGGAGTTCACCCGGATGTCGATCCCCGGCGGGATCAACGTCCCGGGCGGCGAGCTCGCCTACCGGATCGCCGCGCTCGCTCCCGACCCCGAGACGCTGGTCGTCGTCAACTGCGCCGGCCGCACGCGCTCGATTCTCGGCGCCGAGAGCCTGCGTCGCTTCGGCATCCCGAACCGTGTGGTGGCGCTGCGCAACGGCACAATGGGCTGGGAGCTCGCGGGGCTTGCCTGCGCCCGCGGCGCGACAGCGCGCTACCGCGAAGGAACGCCGCCGGAGCTCGAGCAGGCTCTGGCCCGCGCCGAGGCGCTTCGGCGCCGGCACGGCGTCGGGCTTATCAACCGCGACACGCTGGCCGCCTGGCAACAGGACGGCACGCGCACGCTCTACCTTCTCGATGTGCGCGACCCGAGGGAGTACGAGGCGGGCCACCTCCCGGGCAGCCGGAGCGCCCCGGGCGGCCAGCTCGTGCAGGCGACCGATTCCTGGATCGCGGTGCGAAACGCGCGGATCGTTCTCATCGACGACACCGGCGTGCGGGCGCGGATGACGGCACAGTGGCTCGCGCAGATGGGCCATCGCGACATCCATGTTCTCGAGGGAGGGCTCGAGGGTCCGCTCGAGAGCGGGCCCTGGCAGCCGGAGGTGGCCCTGCCCGAGGTCGAGACCCTGCCGCTTCGCTCGGTCAAGGCGGCGCTCGAGGCCGGGGCGGGGAGGGTGGTCGATCTCGCCCGTTCGATCGCCTTTCGAGAGAGCCACATCCCGGGCGCTCTCTGGGGCGTGCGCACACGGCTCGATGCGCTTGCGGGGCGGCTTCCCGACCAGGGGCTTGTCGCCGTGACTTCGCCCGACGGCAATCGCCTTGCCGCGCTTGCGGTCGAGGAGCTTGAGGAGCTGACGGCGGCCCGCGTCGGCGTCCTCGAGGGGGGTGTCGCGGCCTGGGCGGCGGCCGGTCTCCCGCTCGCAGCCGACCGCACGAACCCGCCCGACGAGGCCTGCATCGACACCTATCTCCGCCCCTATGACCGGAACACGGGTGTGGAGGAGGCGATGCATGCCTACCTCTCCTGGGAGATCGATCTTGTGAAGGAGATCGCGCGCGATGGCGATGCCGGCTTCGGCTGA